CTGAAAGATATAAAAAGATAAAGATagattttttttccgtttcaagATGAATACAATCTTAACCCCGGTTTAGAATGGGAGGATGAGTTTACAGGTAGGTTTTTGCTATaacaaatattgttttacTGCAAGATAGCTTTTTACGTAATTTTAACTAGATTTTTATACGCCACACAGAAAATCATATTGTTAATAGATTTTTCCTGATTTATCCTGTTTGGTACTCTATTCATGCAATACTACACGCATAAATGTTTATTAAGCATTACTCGCTTTATTCGTGTAGAGTGTGTCGGGAAAACAGTTTCTCTTTAGTCGCACAAGTCGTACTCGTCGTCGTACAAGTCGCATAAGTCGTACTGAttgttttggttgtgtttAACGACATGCATTTGAATTAGAGTGTTGTGTTTACAGttgcaaaaataaactttcTTTCGTAAACCTAAGACTTCCCTATTTTCGTCTGAACAtttgctttttctttctctatgTTTCACCGCAACGCTCTATGTTGCGCACATTTATACTTTCATCTATCGTCTATAACTTATACAATATCGGTAGTGGTTGCTACAACACGATGCAAATACCtgacaaatatttattacacaaaaaccaacattAAGTTATGATCGCTGACAATGTGCAAATAACATAGCCTAAGTACTTTGTATCGGGAAACCTCCCCTGCATTAAACCATGCTCCACTGTGCTTTCATACTCGTATATGAGGCCTTTTTCCCTATAAATACTATTTAGCTGTCTTGCTatacaaattgaaaatattacaTGTAATTAACAGATTTACAACAGGAACACTATGGTTAAAAATGTTACGAATACTTATATACGCGCTTGCTTTCGTTAACTAATACTGCGAATCTTTTGATGAGCAAAAATGGGTGGAGAAATACAAACAGAAAATCAATATGACCACAAAAATTGTTTGCTGAAAGCgataaaatgtattttaacAAAACTATAACCACCTCCTGTTTTCCTCGTCCTTATACTACTACGTTGATCTATTTTCTTTTGTACCTTTCCATGTTTTAATGATTTCTCCTCTCTCGCCATACTCTCTGCGCTCCTTGCAATCACTATTTAATGTAATCGTTTACTGAACGCTGCTTGAGAACTCATCattgatattttatttgtatGTACAATGTACACAATCAACACATTATCCTATTACTATCAATTTAAGTATTCTAATTATTGGCTTGAACGTTTGTAAAATGCTGCATAGAGCAGAAACCGCAGATATAATAGTAAAAGAGTGATAGATAAAAATTAAAGAAGAAGGACTAAGAGTGAAAGTCAAGAGTAGATGTGTACAGAAGCGAATCTAGAATGCGTGTAATTGTGATAACGAAATTCCGTTGCTTTTGGGATTTTTTAAGCTTATCGTAACAAAGATCATACTAGACCAGAAATAGTTTTACTCATACAGTGCTTACTTTTGGCGATGGTCAAGGTGATGATGAGGAAAACTCCTTGACTCACATCGACCATGGGTTTCATTCGAAGCTGCCCCCTGGCATTCTGCCGCACGGTTTACCAACGGTGAAGGAGGTGGCCCCAGCCATAACACCCCAAGAGCAAAAGAAGGAAGACCTAAAGGAAGGTAAGGAATTAATTTCACCATGTAGTCACTAATGCTTCACAGACGATTCTCGTGCGCAAAAGCTTAAAACGCTTTTTATAATATCTATATGTTTGTTTCATGTCCATATAGTGAAAGAACTTTCTaccgaacaaaaacaaatgattATCTTGTCGGAGGATTTCCAACGATTTATCCTGCGCGCAGGAAAAGTTATGGAACGAGCTCTGTCCGAGACGACTGACATCTATACGGACTATATCGGAGGAAGTGATGCGGACGATATTAAGTAAGTTTGGTTCGCTTCAAGCTACgtttttcaaaagaaaatattAACTTTTAACTTTTTTAAATCGGAAACAAAACGTTGCCTCTTTTGCTTACTGTCTTTCTAGCGACGAAAAGTCCCAAGCGCGTCTGTCTCTTAACCGTACGTTCTTCTGTGATCGCTGGTCAAAAAATCGGTGCGTCACCTCATTCGACTGGTCAACGCACTATCCAGAGCTACTGGTCGCTTCATATCACAGCAATGAGGAGTGTCCGAACGAACCAGACGGCGTGGTGACTGTGTGGAACACTAAGTTCAAGAAACAATCACCCGAGGAAGTGTTCCACTGTCAGAGCGCCGTGATATCGACTTGCTTTGCGAAGTTTCATCCTAATCTAATTCTTGGAGGCACCTACTCTGGACAGATAGTGCTGTGGGACAACCGGGTGCAGAAACGTACGCCTATCCAAAGAACGCCGCTTAGCGCCAACGCTCATACGGTAGGTTATAATGTGCTCGGTGGCTCATTTTGCGATCAATGTGATTGATGTTAGTATTGTGTTTGGGAATTCAAGTTAAGCTTCTATTGCACTTATTATATCAGTAATAAGCAGTAACAAATGAAAAGCTTTTCACTTGCAAAATAATCGTTGGTCAAAGTTTTAAACTgaaaattttatatttttccattccTCAGCAACCGGTTTATTGTCTATCGATGGTTGGTACGCAGAACGCCCATAACGTCATCTCCATAAGCTCCGACGGCAAGCTTTGTTCGTGGAGTCTAGACATGCTTTCTCAGCCACAGGACGTGCTCGAATTGCAACATCGTCAGTCCAAGGCAATTTCGGTGACTTGTATGGCGTTCCCACACAACGAGGTAAATAACTTCGTACTGGGCAGCGAAGATGGCTACGTCTATTCAGCAATTCGCCATGGTAATCGATCCGGCATTGGGGAAACTTATGAAAAGCATCTCGGTCCGGTGACTGGCATCTCGACACACCACAACCAGTCATCTCCCGATTTCGGTCATCTCTTCCTAACTTCCTCTATTGACTGGACGATCAAACTGTGGAGCATGAAGGAAAACCGACCATTGTACTCCTTCGAAGACAACGCGGACTACGTGATGGATGTGGCTTGGTCACCAACCCACCCTGCTTTGTTCGCCGGCGTGGATGGAAGTGGGAGGCTCGATCTGTGGAACCTTAACCAGGATACAGAAGTACCGACGGCGTCGGTGATTGTTGACGGCCAACCGGCCCTGAACAGGGTATCGTGGACGCCGTCTGGGTTGCACGTGACggttggtgatgaaaatggtCGCATTTACGTGTACGATGTGGCCGACAATCTGGCGAATCCGCGCATGGATGAATGGAATAAGCTGAACGCGGTACTGTATGATCTGAAAATCAACCAGACGGATGATTTTGATGAGATGGACAAAAAGTCACCGGTGCCGCAAAACACGTCTCTTACGTCGCTAGCCGCTAGCGCGCCACTCATATGAAACGCAGTGCGGCACTATTGAACAGTCAGCAGTGCTCGGGGAAGCGCTCAGTCATGAATTCCCTTGGCAGCCCGAGAGCGGTGGATTTTTGCATCAACGATACTCAACGATCAACGATCTATGGGATGGTAGAAATAATAACCTAAACGCTTATTAACATCCCTTATCTATTAATGTCAGACAGGATTTATCAAAAATATTTTTGAGCACCTTCGTGACAAAAACACTAGCAATATGCTGTGCAgcttaaaacatatttatttatcgtGCTTCTTCCCAGCAAAGGAATATGTGATTTGCCAATGTGAAAAAATCAAACGGCTACTAGCAACTACttgagcataatttatgcgctCTACTTGTCGTGTTATTGAGAActaatattaataaaaaaaatgtactaCTATAATAGAAGCTGACGCTTTCTTTGCAGCTGACATGCAGCATGTACGTATTCTAtattcgttcgttcgcattCATTAAATCATTTACATTATTGTGTGGTTGCCATCAGTTCGTATAATATTATGTTATATAATGTTAGTAAAACACATTTCGGTCAGTTTCGTTTGGTTTATTACTAATGTAAATCATTTCGCTTCGCGTTAAAGTGGTTTGCTATGGATAAGATTGCCATCCTCCTTAGTAGTGTAAAATTCATAATGTACTTGCCTATCATGACGATCTTATCGATTTTCAAGAATACATTGAATTGGTAGCCGGTAGCTATGTGTGGCTGCCTATTCTTGCTTGCGCTCGACGTTCCCGCAGTAGTTTCAATTTACGTTTTAACGCCATGACACCTAAAAATATGTATAAACTTTTATAGTTGAGCACGTTTGCAAGCGTGTGCTTGTACCAACTGTATCGCCCGACGCACGcacattttatggtttgaaacgcTGCAGCCGTACTAGTTTCGCTTGGCTGATCCGACTGAATGCTTTCGTGACTGCAAAATAACACAAATATTTGGTTATTTGAAGCATGTTCTAAACCAATCGTGACTAACAATGGTTCAGTACACATGGGCAGATGAAAGAAAACAGGGTGTTGCTTACGATTGATGCAGCTTTAAATCATAGAAGGCATGCTCGAGAGTGCGAAAGTGACGAACGTTTTGCCAATCGTCAGACATAATGCACCGTACGGTCGATCCCTCGCCGACACAGTCATTCGGGTACGTGTGATAGATTTTGTGGTACAACAACTTCAACAACGGAGAGTTCCAAATGCACGCACAGTACCAAAGTCCGAAGCACAGTTTCAGCGCGAAGTTTTCTTTGCGCGCGTGCAACGTTGGTATGAGAAATTCGAAAGGCAGCAGGTTAAGAAACAAGTAGAACCTAAAGGTATCAGACCATACCAGAAAGCACGGTTATAGGTCGCACTGCCTTGCTCGTGGGGACTTTGTCGGTCGTCATAGGTGTGTACTTGCCATGTGCAGAACATCAGCAGAGCCAAAATCGTAAGTCGTGCGCGGTGCGTTGCATTCGTTAGCGAAGCGCACAGTAGCAGTGATTCGCGAACCGTGCGGTATACGCTGGTGTAGAAGTTGAGCAGTAAACTGTAGTTTTCCAGGCGCAttgaaaaacagcaaaccagCAACGCTCCGTACAAGGCGTTGGCGAGGGTTTCCGAATAGTCACACTTGGTGAAGTTCGAAATCACACAAAACACCTCGAACGCTACCAGTACGAGGGTGATGAGCTCAAACGTGCCGGCGTCGCAAACGGTTGCGAATAGTGCACTGCCGGTCTTGAGGAAGTACTTGCCGCTCCCTTTGCTCAGCTCGGGCCAGATTAGCAACATGTGGTACAGCGTTAGAAACACGACGGCTGCCGCGTAGAAGCAGATGTTCCATAGGTAGTGCACAATTTGCGAAAATTGTCTTCCTTGTACGTGGCCCACGCGTAGCAGTAGCTGTATAAAGTACAAGTTAAACTCTTCAGTAAAAGCAACCTTAGTCAGGCAGGCTAGGGCTACATACTCACTTTGAAAAGGTGCTTGAAATATATAAACACCACACCCAAAAAGCAGCTTAGCCAAAAGGTGCTGTTCAGCATACTCCGTATGCTGCTATCGTTTGAAATTAGAATAACCTTTAACCAGCTTAACTGCAACAGACACtcgagcagcaccatcatGCAGAACGTTCGCACAATTGGTTTgtctcgaaaaaaaaatgaaccttTTAAGGCGTTAAATGGTTGCAAATTTGTGTTGCAGCCCCACGGCAGAATACGAGACGGTGTTGTGTAGAATATTGATTACTTCCGAAAATATACATGTTTTGCTTCGTTCCCTTTTAAAGTTacgatcgttcgttcgcacaaaagcaaagcaaaacaaaacctccgAGAGCGCCGAAAGTGACAGCAGAGCCCTGCGGAAACGTACCGTGTTCTAAACCTTAGAACACCGCCCAacacaccggtaccggtgcaCGGTGCTATAATAACGAAATGTACCACCATGGTAACGGTTGTGTGgagtttgattattttgcaaACCACAGCTCACATGCGTTGTGATTGGAGTGGCCAAATTAAAACACGGCATAAATGAAGCCTACCGTTTCGACCGATGCCAAAGCCGACCGGAACGATGCGCCGACGCTCGCCAAGAGCTTCGACCACCGGGGGGAGGATGAAGAGATATCGATGATTTTAAATTTCGCCGAAAATGAAGCACGACAGAAGCTGGCCAGCTTTCCGAAGTCGCTACGATTAGTGATCAGGTACGGTGGGGGCGAATCGTCTGTCTGAGGGGCTGGTGCTCATTCGGTGCATTTAGTCCCGACTTACAGGCGGAGCTCGGTTTGGAGGTTGGATCGACCATCAGCCATGAGCACCCGTGGAAGGAAATCAAGAAGGAAGTGCTGGAGGACCACCTGCCGGGCAAAACGACGGTGCAGCGGCAACTGAAGGACCGCCTGAAGGACGTCGAACCGGGAAAGCTCATCCTGGTCGGCTACCTGGCCGACCAGGGCAACGAGGATGACGATCTGTTTCTGGTTTTCACGGACACGCTCGAGACGCGCGACGCTCGGGAGCTGATCCGGCACCTGGAGCTCACCGACCGGCTGCGGATGGTGGCGGACATGCGGAAGCAGCACCGTCGGTGGGCTACCGggggcagcgagcgagaggtcGAGAGCTTCCTCACGCACCGCCGCACGAACGTGGTGAACGTCGAATCGGAGAGCATCTTCGTGGCGCAACGTccggccacccgccgccggttccagcTGCGGCTGGTAGCCGACGCCCGGGACGGTTACGTCGAGCTGGTACCGAAAGCGAAGTTCCACAACATCGTGCGCAAGACGGTTGACTTTGGGGTGCAGTTGCGTCCAAAGAAGCTGCACCAGCATCAACAAACCGACCCAACGTTTCCGACGAACGCCTGGTCGCAGTACCTATACGAGATAGGCAACAACCGGGATGACGGCCGGGTGGATCAAGCATCGGGCACGACGAGGAATGCCCGAGCGGAACCGGACCGAAGCGATGTGCCAGGAACGGACGACCTCCGGAGCGGCACCGCCAGCGTGCACGTCGAGCAACTGTTCGAGACGCTCGAGTTCAGCCAGATCGACATGTACCGGAACGATTACCCGGTCATAGCCGGGCGCCGCAGGTCCATCGCCAAGTACGAGGTGCCGCTGGTGGAGGAGGTGATGTGTTTCATGAGCCAGGCGACCACCGCCAACCGgcgccgtgtcgtgtcggcCACCGAGTGGCACCCGACCGTACCGGGAACGTTCGTGGCGGCCTACGTACAGCACCAAACGGCGAGCACGGTCGCGACGAAGATgcctcccgccgccgccgccgccgcccattCGCAGGATGACCACAGTACCCGGTTGGTGTTCGAGAAGTGTCTCGTGCTGGCGTGGAACTTCGAGGAGTCGctcgtgccgcggctgcgaCTGGAGTCCCCGCGCGAGGTAACGGCGCTGTCCTTCTGCCCGTACAACGGGCGCGTGCTGGTGGGGGGCCTGTCAAACGGGCAGCTCATTGTATGGGAACTGACGGACGCCGAGCTGGAGCATACCGGTCCGGCTGTCGGCTCCCGAAGTGTGCCGCCCCGAATGGGTCAGCAGCAAccaacgcaccaccaccacccccaccatcaccaccatcaccatcaccaggcGAGCATCGGGTCACATTCGTACCGGAACGAAATCAAAACGATTCTCGCCAACGCACCACCgacagcaccgccaccaccgagcagTCGAGCTAGGGtcgggccggcggcgggcaaCGCCGGagcaccaccgccgcaacCGTGGCACGTGCAACCGGTGGCCCTTAGCACGCTGGAGCGTTCGGCGCGTCGACCGATCACCGTGATCCGGTGGCTCCCGCCGGGCTACCGGTGCGCCAGCACGGGTCAGGTGCGCCCGAACGGGCCGGACGAGAAGCCGGGCCGCTTTCTGCTGACCGCGGCCCTGGACGGAACGGTGTGCTTCTGGAACCTGGACGAGATGGCCCCCGCACCCGGGGTCGCAGCGCATGGAGCCGTCGCGCTTAACCCGCTGTTCCGGGTACGGTGCGAGCAGCCGATAGTAGAGCTCGCGTTCAACGACAGCCGGACTCCTACGCCGggtggcgatgctgctgctgctgctgctgctgaagag
This window of the Anopheles cruzii chromosome X, idAnoCruzAS_RS32_06, whole genome shotgun sequence genome carries:
- the LOC128267319 gene encoding cytoplasmic dynein 1 intermediate chain-like isoform X2, coding for MDRKAELERKKAKLQALREEKDRRRREKEQKDLEETSGKLGFTETNARKDLDEMLSSLGVAPVSEVLSSLSSVNSATSDHSTTHTPDTSLQPSVNGYRQGYLRIAVRAFHRFALSFSYRKKPVSLCLVSVQATNIPPKETVVYSKQTQTNSSGGHERDAHATDYYDEYNLNPGLEWEDEFTGDDEENSLTHIDHGFHSKLPPGILPHGLPTVKEVAPAITPQEQKKEDLKEVKELSTEQKQMIILSEDFQRFILRAGKVMERALSETTDIYTDYIGGSDADDINDEKSQARLSLNRTFFCDRWSKNRCVTSFDWSTHYPELLVASYHSNEECPNEPDGVVTVWNTKFKKQSPEEVFHCQSAVISTCFAKFHPNLILGGTYSGQIVLWDNRVQKRTPIQRTPLSANAHTQPVYCLSMVGTQNAHNVISISSDGKLCSWSLDMLSQPQDVLELQHRQSKAISVTCMAFPHNEVNNFVLGSEDGYVYSAIRHGNRSGIGETYEKHLGPVTGISTHHNQSSPDFGHLFLTSSIDWTIKLWSMKENRPLYSFEDNADYVMDVAWSPTHPALFAGVDGSGRLDLWNLNQDTEVPTASVIVDGQPALNRVSWTPSGLHVTVGDENGRIYVYDVADNLANPRMDEWNKLNAVLYDLKINQTDDFDEMDKKSPVPQNTSLTSLAASAPLI
- the LOC128268121 gene encoding uncharacterized protein LOC128268121, which codes for MMVLLECLLQLSWLKVILISNDSSIRSMLNSTFWLSCFLGVVFIYFKHLFKLLLRVGHVQGRQFSQIVHYLWNICFYAAAVVFLTLYHMLLIWPELSKGSGKYFLKTGSALFATVCDAGTFELITLVLVAFEVFCVISNFTKCDYSETLANALYGALLVCCFSMRLENYSLLLNFYTSVYRTVRESLLLCASLTNATHRARLTILALLMFCTWFYLFLNLLPFEFLIPTLHARKENFALKLCFGLWYCACIWNSPLLKLLYHKIYHTYPNDCVGEGSTVRCIMSDDWQNVRHFRTLEHAFYDLKLHQSHESIQSDQPSETSTAAAFQTIKCVMALKRKLKLLRERRAQARIGSHT
- the LOC128267319 gene encoding cytoplasmic dynein 1 intermediate chain-like isoform X3, translating into MDRKAELERKKAKLQALREEKDRRRREKEQKDLEETSGKLGFTETNARKDLDEMLSSLGVAPVSEVLSSLSSVNSATSDHSTTHTPDTSLQPSVNGYRQGYLRIAVRAFHRFALSFSYRKKPVSLCLVSVQATNIPPKETVVYSKQTQTNSSGGHERDAHATDYYVLTFGDGQGDDEENSLTHIDHGFHSKLPPGILPHGLPTVKEVAPAITPQEQKKEDLKEVKELSTEQKQMIILSEDFQRFILRAGKVMERALSETTDIYTDYIGGSDADDINDEKSQARLSLNRTFFCDRWSKNRCVTSFDWSTHYPELLVASYHSNEECPNEPDGVVTVWNTKFKKQSPEEVFHCQSAVISTCFAKFHPNLILGGTYSGQIVLWDNRVQKRTPIQRTPLSANAHTQPVYCLSMVGTQNAHNVISISSDGKLCSWSLDMLSQPQDVLELQHRQSKAISVTCMAFPHNEVNNFVLGSEDGYVYSAIRHGNRSGIGETYEKHLGPVTGISTHHNQSSPDFGHLFLTSSIDWTIKLWSMKENRPLYSFEDNADYVMDVAWSPTHPALFAGVDGSGRLDLWNLNQDTEVPTASVIVDGQPALNRVSWTPSGLHVTVGDENGRIYVYDVADNLANPRMDEWNKLNAVLYDLKINQTDDFDEMDKKSPVPQNTSLTSLAASAPLI
- the LOC128270032 gene encoding dynein axonemal intermediate chain 3-like yields the protein MKPTVSTDAKADRNDAPTLAKSFDHRGEDEEISMILNFAENEARQKLASFPKSLRLVISPDLQAELGLEVGSTISHEHPWKEIKKEVLEDHLPGKTTVQRQLKDRLKDVEPGKLILVGYLADQGNEDDDLFLVFTDTLETRDARELIRHLELTDRLRMVADMRKQHRRWATGGSEREVESFLTHRRTNVVNVESESIFVAQRPATRRRFQLRLVADARDGYVELVPKAKFHNIVRKTVDFGVQLRPKKLHQHQQTDPTFPTNAWSQYLYEIGNNRDDGRVDQASGTTRNARAEPDRSDVPGTDDLRSGTASVHVEQLFETLEFSQIDMYRNDYPVIAGRRRSIAKYEVPLVEEVMCFMSQATTANRRRVVSATEWHPTVPGTFVAAYVQHQTASTVATKMPPAAAAAAHSQDDHSTRLVFEKCLVLAWNFEESLVPRLRLESPREVTALSFCPYNGRVLVGGLSNGQLIVWELTDAELEHTGPAVGSRSVPPRMGQQQPTHHHHPHHHHHHHHQASIGSHSYRNEIKTILANAPPTAPPPPSSRARVGPAAGNAGAPPPQPWHVQPVALSTLERSARRPITVIRWLPPGYRCASTGQVRPNGPDEKPGRFLLTAALDGTVCFWNLDEMAPAPGVAAHGAVALNPLFRVRCEQPIVELAFNDSRTPTPGGDAAAAAAAEEQGAPGTTDCRMSFIAGTALGGLLWGRWDGYEYDQGTAVNEEPLRGREPFPPVHDGPVVAIARNPFIASVLLTAGGTVLALWSTCHRQSPIFCRRKQSSVTACAWSLDRPSVFFVGLASGDLEIWDLQIRISSACVNLTVGANVLSIITQHPHGSGTSQRHLAVADGNCIIRLLSLPTVFAEQRPAERRRFRQLIRTELTRKHEQAAWVQRYYEQNRAQIETKLRAEREARELAERMEVEQQEHNDFLRRQAIEEVMKKAVRDAAKRIDLSRRLEGLWRSRYYLALIRTVMARRHLSPTALANQMAPERERRLYDQHKRAAIDESLAAAAASYRRVETALQGGSFRGGQEAGGGDDGAGAGDTMADRFREELVDYRRVSGEAKEVLGNFQLPLELHCFANIVSKGRARHELVLTEMRDNREHLQAFLQKRAQRRQDLPYGASAKGADTVAAANVAAVNLQRARSVTFIDDVPLTTTPDKEPTNDA
- the LOC128267319 gene encoding cytoplasmic dynein 1 intermediate chain-like isoform X1; amino-acid sequence: MDRKAELERKKAKLQALREEKDRRRREKEQKDLEETSGKLGFTETNARKDLDEMLSSLGVAPVSEVLSSLSSVNSATSDHSTTHTPDTSLQPSVNGYRQGYLRIAVRAFHRFALSFSYRKKPVSLCLVSVQATNIPPKETVVYSKQTQTNSSGGHERDGYMEDWWRPRKAHATDYYDEYNLNPGLEWEDEFTGDDEENSLTHIDHGFHSKLPPGILPHGLPTVKEVAPAITPQEQKKEDLKEVKELSTEQKQMIILSEDFQRFILRAGKVMERALSETTDIYTDYIGGSDADDINDEKSQARLSLNRTFFCDRWSKNRCVTSFDWSTHYPELLVASYHSNEECPNEPDGVVTVWNTKFKKQSPEEVFHCQSAVISTCFAKFHPNLILGGTYSGQIVLWDNRVQKRTPIQRTPLSANAHTQPVYCLSMVGTQNAHNVISISSDGKLCSWSLDMLSQPQDVLELQHRQSKAISVTCMAFPHNEVNNFVLGSEDGYVYSAIRHGNRSGIGETYEKHLGPVTGISTHHNQSSPDFGHLFLTSSIDWTIKLWSMKENRPLYSFEDNADYVMDVAWSPTHPALFAGVDGSGRLDLWNLNQDTEVPTASVIVDGQPALNRVSWTPSGLHVTVGDENGRIYVYDVADNLANPRMDEWNKLNAVLYDLKINQTDDFDEMDKKSPVPQNTSLTSLAASAPLI